CTAAGCACGCCTTTTGCTTAAACGCCAAGAGTTAGGTTCATGGTGTCTGTCGTAGAGTGGTTCGATTCGCTCTTGTCTCTTACGCTTGCTCATTTTCGTAGAATTTGGCACCTTGAACATTTTTGGTGCTAGTTCCACCAGCCACTCGGGACTTATTGCAGTAACATCGTGGATGTACACCTTTGTGGTCATCACCATCTCATGATATATGACCCAGTCGGGCTGCCTTTGAAAAACAGCGCTGCTCGGATGAATGTA
This portion of the Primulina huaijiensis isolate GDHJ02 unplaced genomic scaffold, ASM1229523v2 scaffold199876, whole genome shotgun sequence genome encodes:
- the LOC140966022 gene encoding probable pre-mRNA-splicing factor ATP-dependent RNA helicase DEAH5 — encoded protein: FVQSRSLRRAQDVRKQLLSIMDKLKLDVVSAGKNFTKIRKAIAAGFFFHAARKDPQEGYRTLVDNQPVYIHPSSAVFQRQPDWVIYHEMVMTTKVYIHDVTAISPEWLVELAPKMFKVPNSTKMSKRKRQERIEPLYDRHHEPNSWRLSKRRA